The following coding sequences are from one Diachasmimorpha longicaudata isolate KC_UGA_2023 chromosome 6, iyDiaLong2, whole genome shotgun sequence window:
- the LOC135163265 gene encoding lysine-specific demethylase 4C-like isoform X1 — MVRDTSGRTPRIQVFRPTYEEFKNFPKYVEYMESKGAHKAGLAKVIPPPEWIPRKGGYDVESMDLTIPAPICQVVTGKQGLYQQINIQKKSMTIQEYQKLANSERYATPKHFDYEDLERKYWKNITYVAPIYGADVSGSLTDPDVKEWNINRLGTILDYVNKDYGISIDGVNTAYLYFGMWKTTFAWHTEDMDLYSINYLHFGAPKTWYAIPPEHGRRMERLANGFFPGSYQNCQAFLRHKMSLISPQILRQYSIPCNKITQEAGEIMITFPYGYHAGFNHGFNCAESTNFAAPRWVEYGKRATQCTCSKDMVKISMDTFVKRFQPERYDLWLRGEDVGPHPEDPRQTAAPMPSQMDLMCSNSNGELPQSYLNAPKNKRHTIHKKKSMSGANSDLNMDEFVDRADIPPEVKKAIQDLDLEEDQPDEQQLEVLEDIWLKAGELEVEDAHIYDDGYSRKKNRKRKKRVNSADKEPRRIKTKKPIKSNSISELSSSTGSSNSGTNPNYLNIIGNSVPCLVLSKMTNLDNLTGILDSEAIKRNNAVLKGEESSISELSEASKKTKKHCKHAERKKHKKLHEHKKKLKNLPAVNMFNSQLPLDVSDVDVQRKLMAMPSLSSQKTLSKKDTTNGSFLSSSIISQTSEIYSSSTPQKLLLNNEKITTCDTQMNTTNSPLNPVIFLKQGTSTETSDSGTSLMISSTTLDSSTETKPFTFTSLVGRPMMSYKNDIIKAPKLSVLKKPEVVKNDMSSESHVKEDRETLSAADSLLVLKQTPSRLQSDTKTGISPSTNMMFLQKSIFPQGGLRDPQMSHEWYDQIEKFKMVQTPVSDTSKPIVSILPNSPSKPAFTFTVNTSCINSDTLNDQGKDFPDGNKLMQKRFLQMPISNSNYHTTEPSANIKPILSSAIAGTGSVNIVGPQNDKILTSKPFSIGQKLFAPVTLGTSILKFPPNNNEGEIVIPNSQYQTNFQQQNSSKSTKRTPRKKIPTKLSRAIQSPEQNYRGVVEPRMCSIATQVDNLTPLEDEITLATLPANNEPPEIIWKQDLAPTQPLVPVTLLNDHTEDTMKFHPQTCNSIAAPAKHSTLSLPETSPSSINTRVKKSPASKRKLKDKSATVLLGNSQEEIDLPPPVLSIEQNYPIVKQEPMKTPPPITGAAAAPYPGQILPGHISTMLYPHIPDLETQQSFNDYWSAQLSHCAICTAFAATTDKNYRQMPPDWKYCKPTVLPENSPIWVSSSLFAANSKEQSVEPENDKLLRCRECHVTVHASCYGITVLPTDLPNWACDKCKAGMVQATCCLCPMRGGAVKRTSDSRWAHILCALLIPGVTFKDPVNKDPINVLTIKTDLVRQTCSCCDQRDGVCLGCHVCGALFHPSCGLVTGATFIIPTYNSQELQVTCHGHANRKENSPLIRNGEIVWAKHRNKRYYKATVQSIDTHLFYMVTFDDSSFSDDLYPGDITNYQAGSMPTVGAAVKVKWTDGQVYDGIFEGTNPRYMYTVLFEDASQLVVKRDQIYSLQEDMPRRVLSRLALLSILFPKSTATEMKHRYHLYGADSEFESQRKEKQSVKKFKY; from the exons ATGGTGAGAGATACTTCAGGGCGCACACCCCGTATTCAGGTGTTTCGGCCTACTTACGAggagtttaaaaattttccgaaataTGTAGAATATATGGAGAGCAAAGGAGCCCACAAAGCTGGTCTTGCTAAAGTCATACCACCGCCTGAATGGATTCCACGAAAAGGTGGTTACGATGTCGAGAGTATGGATCTCACGATACCTGCTCCAATTTGTCAAGTTGTTACTGGCAAACAAGGGCTTTATCAgcaaattaatattcaaaaaaaatccatgacGATTCAGGAGTACCAAAAACTCGCTAATTCTGAACGTTATGCGACTCCTAAACATTTTGATTATGAAGATTTGGAgcgaaaatattggaaaaatattacatACGTTGCACCTATTTATGGAGCTGATGTCTCCGGCTCCCTTACCGATCCTGATGTTAAAGAATGGAATATAAATCGTTTGGGCACCATTCTTGACTATGTGAATAAAGATTATGGAATTTCTATCGATGGTGTCAACACTGCGTATCTGTATTTTGGCATGTGGAAGACAACATTTGCTTGGCACACTGAAGATATGGATTTAtattcgataaattatttgCATTTTGGAGCACCTAAAACTTGGTATGCCATTCCCCCGGAGCATGGCCGTAGAATGGAAAGATTAGctaatggattttttcctgGAAGTTATCAAAACTGTCAGGCTTTTTTGAGGCACAAGATGTCACTTATTTCCCCCCAGATACTCCGGCAGTATTCGATACCATGCAATAAG ATTACTCAAGAAGCTGGAGAAATTATGATAACGTTTCCGTACGGTTATCATGCTGGATTTAATCATGGATTTAATTGTGCTGAATCTACCAATTTCGCTGCACCACGCTGGGTCGAATATGGCAAGAGAGCGACTCAGTGTACCTGCAGCAAAGATATGGTGAAAATATCAATGGACACATTTGTCAAACGATTTCAGCCCGAGAGATATGACTTGTGGTTGCGAGGTGAAGATGTTGGACCACATCCTGAGGATCCCAGGCAAACAGCAGCTCCTATGCCATCCCAAATGGATCTTATGTGCAGTAATAGTAATGGTGAACTTCCCCAGAGTTATTTAAATGCTCCGAAAAATAAACGACACACCATTcacaagaaaaaatcaatgtctGGAGCCAATTCCGATTTAAATATGGATGAGTTTGTTGATCGTGCTGATATACCACCTGAAGTGAAGAAGGCAATTCAAGATCTCGATTTGGAGGAGGATCAGCCGGATGAGCAACAGCTGGAGGTCCTGGAGGATATTTGGCTCAAAGCTGGAGAACTGGAAGTGGAGGATGCCCATATTTACGATGACGGTTACAGCCGGAAGAAAAATCgtaagaggaagaaaagagtgAATTCAGCAGACAAGGAGCCGAGacgaataaaaacaaaaaaaccaattaaatcaaattctaTATCCGAGCTTTCCAGTTCAACGGGTTCATCAAATTCAGGTACAAACCCAAATTACTTGAATATAATTGGTAACTCAGTGCCATGTCTTGTTTTATCTAAAATGACAAACTTGGATAATTTGACTGGAATTTTAGATAGCGAGGCCATTAAAAGAAATAATGCTGTACTGAAGGGAGAGGAGTCATCCATTTCTGAATTATCTGAGGCATCTAAGAAGACAAAAAAGCATTGTAAACATGCAGAACGAAAGAAACACAAAAAACTTCATGAGcataagaaaaaattgaaaaacctaCCAGCAGTTAATATGTTCAATTCACAGCTGCCTCTCGATGTGTCAGACGTTGATGTTCAGAGAAAATTAATGGCAATGCCTAGCCTCTCATCTCAAAAAACATTAAGTAAAAAAGATACCACGAATGGTAGCTTTTTATCCAGCAGTATTATCTCCCAAACTAGTGAGATTTATTCAAGTAGTACAccacaaaaattattacttaataatgaaaaaataactacATGTGACACCCAAATGAATACAACAAACTCACCACTTAATccagtgatatttttgaaacAAGGAACTTCAACCGAAACCAGTGACTCAGGCACGTCACTAATGATCTCGTCGACGACATTAGATTCTTCAACTGAAACAAAACCATTTACATTCACATCTTTAGTTGGCAGGCCGATGATGAGTTATAAAAATGATATCATAAAAGCGCCAAAGTTAAGTGTGTTGAAAAAACCAGAGGTTGTTAAAAACGATATGTCATCTGAATCGCACGTCAAGGAGGATAGAGAAACTCTGAGTGCAGCTGACAGTCTTCTGGTTCTCAAACAAACACCTTCGAGATTGCAGTCTGACACTAAGACTGGTATTTCACCAAGTACTAATATGATGTTCTTGCAGAAATCAATATTTCCACAAGGTGGGTTGAGAGACCCTCAGATGTCTCATGAGTGGTACGATCAAATTGAGAAATTTAAAATGGTACAAACACCAGTTTCGGACACATCTAAGCCTATTGTTAGCATTCTTCCAAATTCACCGTCAAAGCCGGCATTCACATTTACTGTCAACACATCTTGCATAAATTCAGACACTTTGAATGATCAAGGAAAGGATTTCCCTGACGGGAATAAACTCATGCAAAAAAGATTCTTGCAAATGCCCATCAGTAATTCAAATTATCACACTACTGAGCCTTCTGCAAATATAAAACCCATTTTGTCATCAGCAATTGCAGGTACAGGGAGCGTTAACATTGTTGGCCCCCAGAATGACAAAATCTTGACATCCAAACCATTTTCAATTGGACAAAAATTGTTCGCTCCGGTAACTCTTGGAACATCAATTCTCAAATTCCCTCCGAATAATAATGAAGGAGAGATTGTTATACCAAATTCTCAGTatcaaacaaattttcaacaacaaaattcatcgaaatcaACGAAGAGAACTCCCAGAAAGAAAATACCAACAAAATTATCACGCGCTATTCAAAGCCCCGAGCAGAATTACAGAGGAGTAGTTGAGCCGAGAATGTGTTCTATTGCCACTCAAGTGGATAATTTGACTCCATTGGAAGATGAAATAACACTTGCAACACTTCCAGCAAACAACGAACCTCCAGAAATCATATGGAAACAAGATTTAGCACCTACACAGCCATTAGTTCCGGTAACATTACTAAATGATCATACTGAGGATACAATGAAATTCCATCCACAAACCTGCAATTCGATAGCTGCTCCAGCTAAACATTCGACTTTATCCTTGCCAGAGACATCCCCGAGTAGTATCAATACCAGAGTAAAGAAGTCACCGGCATCGAAACGAAAGCTAAAGGATAAATCGGCTACAGTGCTTCTGGGAAACAGTCAAGAGGAAATTGACCTGCCGCCTCCAGTGCTTAGCATCGAACAGAATTATCCTATAGTGAAGCAGGAGCCAATGAAAACACCACCACCAATAACAGGAGCAGCAGCAGCACCTTATCCCGGTCAAATATTACCTGGACACATTTCAACGATGTTATATCCACATATCCCAGACTTGGAGACTCAACAGAGTTTTAATGACTACTGGAGTGCTCAACTATCTCACTGTGCAATCTGTACTGCTTTTGCTGCAAcaactgataaaaattatcgtcaAATGCCACCAGACTGGAAATACTGTAAGCCAACAGTTCTACCAGAAAATTCACCAATTTGGGTGTCATCTTCATTATTTGCTGCTAATTCCAAAGAGCAGAGTGTAGAACCGGAAAATGACAAATTACTCAGATGTCGTGAGTGTCATGTTACCGTTCATGCCTCTTGCTATGGGATAACAGTATTACCCACAGATTTACCGAATTGGGCATGTGATAAATGTAAAGCTGGAATGGTACAAGCCACATGTTGCCTATGCCCAATGAGAGGAGGAGCTGTCAAAAGAACGAGTGACAGTAGATGGGCGCATATTTTATGTGCTCTATTGATACCCGGAGTAACTTTTAAAGATCCAGTCAACAAAGATCCTATTAATGTACTGACAATAAAAACCGATCTTGTGCGACAGACATGCTCGTGTTGTGATCAGAGGGATGGAGTTTGTCTAGGCTGTCATGTTTGTGGAGCTCTGTTTCATCCGTCTTGCGGTCTTGTTACTGGCGCAACCTTCATTATACCAACGTATAACAGTCAGGAACTTCAGGTCACCTGTCATGGTCATGCTAATCGAAAGGAGAATAGTCCATTGATTAGAAATGGAGAAATTGTATGGGCTAAACACAGAAATAAACGGTATTATAAGGCCACAGTGCAATCTATAGATACACATCTGTTCTACATGGTCACTTTTGATGACTCTAGCTTCAGTGATGATCTATACCCTGGAGATATCACG AACTATCAAGCTGGAAGTATGCCCACTGTAGGAGCAGCTGTCAAAGTTAAGTGGACTGATGGTCAGGTTTATGATGGCATTTTTGAAGGGACAAATCCTCGCTATATGTACACT gTGTTATTTGAAGACGCATCACAGTTGGTGGTAAAACGCGATCAAATTTACAGTTTACAGGAAGATATGCCACGAAGAGTACTCTCCCGCCTGG CTCTTCTGTCTATTTTATTTCCCAAGTCTACTGCAACTGAAATGAAGCATCGATATCATCTTTATGGTGCTGACAGTGAATTTGAGAGTCAACGGAAGGAGAAACAGTCGGTGAAAAAGTTCAAATATTAA